From the genome of Symphalangus syndactylus isolate Jambi chromosome 5, NHGRI_mSymSyn1-v2.1_pri, whole genome shotgun sequence, one region includes:
- the LRRC3 gene encoding leucine-rich repeat-containing protein 3 → MGTVRPPRPSLLLFSTRGSCLFLLLCLRLGAACPQPCQCPDHAGAVAVFCSLRGLQEVPEDIPANTVLLKLDANKISHLPDGAFQHLHRLRELDLSHNAIEAIGPATFAGLAGGLRLLDLSYNRIQRIPKDALGKLSAKIRLSHNPLHCECALQEALWELKLDPDSVDEIACHTSVQEEFVGKPLVQALDAGASLCSVPHRTTDVAMLVTMFGWFAMVIAYVVYYVRHNQEDARRHLEYLKSLPSAPASKDPIGPGP, encoded by the coding sequence ATGGGCACCGTGCGCCCACCTCGCCCCTCGCTCCTGCTGTTCTCCACCCGGGGGTcttgtctcttcctcctcctctgcctgcgCCTGGGCGCCGCCTGCCCGCAGCCCTGCCAGTGCCCTGACCACGCAGGGGCTGTGGCTGTCTTCTGCAGCTTGCGGGGCCTTCAGGAGGTCCCCGAGGACATCCCGGCCAACACCGTGCTCCTGAAGCTCGATGCCAACAAGATCTCCCACCTCCCGGACGGGGCTTTCCAGCACCTGCACCGGCTCAGGGAGCTGGATCTGTCCCACAACGCCATCGAGGCCATCGGCCCCGCCACCTTCGCGGGCCTGGCCGGGGGCCTGCGGCTGCTGGACCTGTCTTACAACCGCATCCAGAGGATCCCCAAGGACGCCCTGGGCAAACTCAGCGCCAAGATACGCCTGTCCCACAACCCCCTGCACTGCGAGTGCGCCCTGCAGGAGGCCCTGTGGGAGCTGAAGCTGGACCCCGACTCCGTGGACGAGATCGCCTGCCACACCTCAGTGCAGGAGGAGTTTGTGGGGAAGCCCCTGGTTCAGGCTCTGGATGCGGGTGCCAGCCTCTGCAGCGTCCCCCACAGGACCACAGATGTGGCCATGCTAGTCACCATGTTCGGCTGGTTCGCCATGGTGATCGCCTACGTCGTGTACTACGTGCGCCACAACCAGGAGGATGCCCGGAGGCACCTGGAGTACCTGAAGTCTCTGCCCAGTGCCCCTGCCTCCAAGGACCCCATCGGCCCGGGGCCCTAG